In one Pseudarthrobacter oxydans genomic region, the following are encoded:
- a CDS encoding extracellular solute-binding protein, whose amino-acid sequence MITRKLSLAAAVVTATALTLTACGAGETQSADLAAINVMAPFLEAQPPSADGAVQKKLEELTGKDVNIAWTPNASYEDKMNITLASSEIPHVLVVQSKSPGFVKNAEAGAFWDLTDKLKEYPNLKSTSPAVERNASINGKVYGVYRARNPIRSAVMFRQDWLDKLGLQAPKTTEDLYKVAKAFTEQDPDGNGRNDTWGITIPKWGALGSNSPYDMIETWYGAGNRWAERDGKLVPSFETEEFIEANRFVKKMVDEKLINPDFATFDGTKWNEPFFNGKGGIIIDVDSRVSVLINLFKQANPNDFENKVGFVGGLEGPDGELHTHPTDGYSGFLAIPKTSVRTEAELKTVLEFLNKMNSKETAVLLNNGIEGVNFTVEDGKAATIKPETPEGKVVNTDIKSYAQLGMNVTGNNFYPVKQASGYEQEVFDKRVEVMAEDLKSAVYNPAAAFVSPTYVAKGAQLDNIVADARIKYLAGQIDEQGLKDAIKLWKSSGGDKVQEEINKLWQDSK is encoded by the coding sequence ATGATTACCAGAAAACTCAGCCTGGCCGCCGCCGTCGTGACCGCCACGGCCCTGACACTGACAGCCTGCGGAGCCGGGGAAACCCAGTCCGCGGACCTGGCCGCCATCAACGTGATGGCCCCCTTCCTCGAGGCGCAGCCGCCCTCCGCGGACGGCGCCGTCCAAAAGAAGTTGGAGGAACTCACAGGGAAGGACGTCAATATCGCCTGGACGCCAAACGCCTCCTATGAAGACAAGATGAACATCACGCTGGCTTCGTCCGAGATTCCGCACGTCCTGGTGGTGCAGAGCAAGTCCCCAGGCTTCGTCAAGAACGCCGAAGCGGGTGCCTTCTGGGACCTCACGGATAAGCTCAAAGAGTACCCAAACCTGAAGTCCACTTCCCCGGCGGTGGAGCGGAACGCCAGCATCAATGGCAAGGTCTACGGCGTTTACCGCGCCCGCAACCCGATCCGCTCGGCTGTCATGTTCCGCCAGGACTGGCTGGACAAACTGGGCCTGCAAGCGCCCAAAACCACCGAGGACCTCTACAAGGTGGCCAAGGCCTTCACGGAACAGGACCCGGACGGCAACGGCCGGAACGATACCTGGGGCATCACCATCCCGAAGTGGGGCGCATTGGGGTCCAACAGCCCCTACGACATGATCGAAACCTGGTACGGCGCCGGCAACCGCTGGGCCGAACGTGACGGCAAGCTGGTCCCGAGCTTTGAGACCGAAGAGTTCATCGAAGCCAACCGCTTCGTCAAGAAGATGGTGGATGAGAAGCTCATCAACCCTGACTTTGCCACCTTCGACGGGACCAAGTGGAACGAGCCCTTCTTCAACGGCAAGGGCGGCATCATTATCGACGTCGACTCCCGTGTCAGCGTGCTGATCAACCTGTTCAAGCAGGCCAACCCCAACGACTTTGAAAACAAGGTCGGCTTTGTCGGCGGGCTCGAAGGCCCGGACGGTGAACTGCACACACATCCCACCGACGGTTACTCCGGCTTCCTGGCCATTCCCAAAACCAGCGTCCGGACCGAGGCCGAGCTGAAGACCGTGCTGGAGTTCCTGAACAAGATGAACTCCAAGGAAACCGCTGTCCTGCTGAACAACGGCATCGAGGGCGTGAACTTCACGGTGGAGGACGGCAAGGCCGCCACCATCAAACCCGAGACCCCTGAGGGCAAGGTGGTCAACACCGATATCAAGAGCTACGCCCAGCTGGGAATGAACGTCACGGGCAACAACTTCTACCCGGTCAAGCAGGCCTCGGGCTACGAACAGGAGGTCTTCGACAAGCGGGTCGAGGTCATGGCCGAGGACCTCAAGAGCGCGGTCTACAACCCGGCAGCAGCCTTCGTCTCACCCACGTATGTGGCCAAGGGCGCGCAGCTGGACAACATTGTGGCCGATGCCCGGATCAAGTACCTGGCCGGCCAGATTGATGAGCAGGGCCTGAAGGACGCCATCAAGCTGTGGAAGAGCAGCGGCGGCGACAAGGTCCAGGAAGAAATCAACAAGCTCTGGCAGGACAGCAAGTAA